The Epinephelus lanceolatus isolate andai-2023 chromosome 12, ASM4190304v1, whole genome shotgun sequence genome segment GTTCagaaaacaatattaaaaaaacccCCCTCTTACTCAAAGTGATAAGTGGTTAGAtaggaaaatgttttttctggTCCATCAGAGATGAAGAAAACAgccttttattttgtatattttaaagGGTATCTCCTGGATATAAAGCACAGTGGGGAGAGCtgaccaacacaaacacaatattaTAATAACTCCTCATTTTCATGTGATCTCTCAAGGTAAGCGGGTGGCGTTTGGAGCAACTCTCGGCAATGTTGGAAATGTTGGACCTTTTAATGCTGCGATCACACTGATCTACAAGAATGTGTTCACAAACACAGGCGCATACAACCCTGCAACAGGTAAAGTTACTACTATATATATTAATAAAGTCTTTGACTCTAGATAAAATGGTGATGTTACTCTCTTTGTTGATCATCCTCAGGTATTTTCACTGCTCCAGTCAGAGGAGTCTATTACTTCAGCTTCTCTGGACATCACCAATCCACTAGAACAATGGGGCTGCAACTGATGAAGAATGGAGTGCACATGGTGTCTGTGTGGAACCATGCGGCTGGAAACCGCCATGAGACAGCAACCAATGGCATGACTCTACAGCTTGAAGTGGGAGACCATGTGTACATGAGACTCTGGGTACACACCTGGATttttgataatgataataaccaCAGCACCTTCATTGGTCATTTGTTGTTCCCTCTGTGAGAGCAATAAAGTTCAAAGACGGCCTTAAGGAGAGGTCAGCCACATGACTCATATATTATTGTTGCAGGTGGTGGTAATGATAAAGATACAAATCAAATAATCAATAGCATGGGATGAACAGTTACTCAAaatattcatgtgtgtttaaagcTTCATTGATCAGCTTTAAGCCTCTAATAGGCAGCAGCCACTCTGTCATCTTCTCTGTTagcaactttaaaaaatgtgacaatGAAAATATAATGCATGTTAAGAGGAATCCCTGTCATAATTGTGTCCATTGAAAACTGTATATCCATTGATATGAatcattaaatcattaaaatcaCTCATGAAATGCAAACAGTCATGTCCTCTTCATTATCATTTTGATATGAGCTACAATCATGACATACCGTAAGTGTTACTAAAATGCAAAACCACAGTTTGTATTTTCACTTGTTTATTCCGAAACAATTAAGTTGACATTTTgaggaaaaacacttatttgcCTTCTAAGATGGgagcacaaacaaacatacCAACAAAATAACCTAATTGGACGAGCCCTCATTTCTATTCATCTCTATTCATTCTCCAAATTCGATCActttgtctgttttctgttggcACCACATAACATGATACTGGAGAATGATCTGAAATAACAATTTCATGAATTTTTGAGCCCAGTATATTATTGAGTGCAGatcttgaaatgaaaatgtagtcAGTTCTTGAATAACTTTTCTTGCTTTGCAAATAATACGTATAATCTTTTGTTGTTGGGAATAATAATCTCCATGCATCCTCCAAATTGTTTGATGAAATAAATTTTTTCAGCCTATTTGGAGGGTCTTTAAAacttccttttttaaaactatGCCGGTCGAGTTTATTGAATGCATGATTAAGATCCCCTCCTAGAATTATAGTCCCTGTCTGAGTGTTATCTAATATGTTCTGAATTTTATCTAGAAATATTAAATTTGCTCCTGGAGGTACATACAAAGCTATTAATGTAACCATATAAAGCACAAGTTAAAACAAGAAAACGGCCATCTTGGTCTTTATGTAATGATATCAgtgaaaaatgtatatttttattgatCAAAATACCTACTCCCCCACTGTTGCTGCAGTAGGTGGCACTGTAAGCCTCTCCCACCCAATCTCTCTTTAAATATTCAATTTCACCCTTTTAAAATTTTTCCCTGTTTATGTTGTTGATTTTTGCAGTAATTGTTTTCatctatttattgtttttatttaatttcctcTATACTACATTTATTGTTAGTACCCCAATAAATCTATGCAGATTCCTCGTATGTGAAAACCTCCTTGGAAAGAAACCAGACTGTGACTCTGAACATGAGTCAGAttcaagtggcaacctctgaggctgaaaaacaaagccaaaaactgcagttcatcaaatggccacttgagcctggctccaaaacacattaaatttcCACAGAGTCCCATGTTTAAAAAGCCCAATTTTCTAATATCTGTTAAAATTCTACTGAGGCTCGAAAGCtacacatatttaagggcgggAGTGCtggagtgacaggctgtctgtgaggtgtcacACACTCTGTGAGTCAGATCTACCCCTTGCTCATCCAACAGCTGCACCCTCACATCCAACTTTGGTCACTGCTAGTTCCagaaaaaccaagatggcgacagtcaaaatgccaaacttgagtcGTCAAAGTGGCAGTCGACAAACCAACTGGTGATGTCAAGGTAGTTGTCATAGTAGTCTGTAGTCAGATCTGGGTTGGGATAAAGCcaaaagaatttaaaaatggTATCATTTGCATTTGCTTAAATGTGTGAGAGATCTTTATGTGTATAATGATTCCTCTCACCTAATTTCCACAATCACCACCTCATGGGTCAGAGTTTCCCTAAATGTATGCACATTTCTTCGTAAAGTCTTTCTTTATGAATCCCACTTTATGCTTAGAAAGTGGTGTACGCACATTTCAAGCCCTTTTTTGTGCGTACACAATggttataaatgaggcccctggtgatttaaaccattagAGACACTGAATAAGGCACTTCACACACATTGTTTGTCCACTGAGTTTAAGGAGGTTCATTTATTGTGGTATGCATGCCATCTCTTTAGAGCTACAACTGAAGAAAAAATCTGAGGTGTTTTGGTAAGTAAATACTGGATCAAATAGGACTCTATACCCTCTTTCCTCTTTCTCAGTTGTACCTGcctgccctcttgtggacagaCAGGATATAGCAGCTATATCCAAGAAAACATTCAGTTTTAAATCCTCATATTAGTTTTTCTTTACATGCAATTTTGAAAACAGGgctccttttttcaaaatattcacacaattaTCCAAACACCACACTCAATTTGCATAACTCCTAGattgtttgcaaaatgacacacttcagtcaaaacatATACACTTCAGTCAAAccatatacacatatttataaaaatgctgttttgttttcatctcactAACACAGTCTTCAAATGATCAGACACTATTGCAGTCAGTTACACACTACAgtgatcaatacaaaatacatttgtaaaaacCCCTATTTTAGGAAATAGCTGGTCTAGTGCTAGACCTTTTTGccagacatttttatgtaagggataatttaGATGACAAAAAGATATTGTCAAACCCACAACATTCTTCATGATTACTTTGAGGTACACAAATACAAcgaacaaacacaacactgattgcacactgctgcagactgaaaatatttatttcttaccATACTCAGTTATAGTAAcagatcaacaatgaaaatcagaacaaaatagtAGTTTTTCTTACTACTGTAAAGTGTAGACAAATAAAAATTCCTCTATTGGGTTTAGGAATGGGGAGTATGGTGGAAGGTATAAGACTGCAAATTCAGGGTGCTCATGGAACCAGATCGATGGAAAGATACATTGTCCCAAACGACAATGTACTGCATGTGGTCCACTTGGTTTACAGTAAGCACCTGTGTGCTTCCACACCAGGTGGATGTGATTATCCAATTCGTTCATTAGTGTGGTCGTTGGCAAGCAGGTGCTTTGTAATGAGAAGGAAGTAACCTCACAATCCTTATCTGTGTCTAAGGTGTGATAATGCATGTAGAGTTTTGCAAATCactgtgtgtaatgttttgcaaaatGTGTGAAGCTGAGTCTGTGCTTATTGTTGTGCAACTATGGACAGGTGTTTTGCTTCTTGAGTGTAAAGCGCTGTTAATTGTGtgaaaattttcattttagtgCGTAATCAACTGTAAAAAACTGTAAGCCTCAAGAGCCTGAAGTCTGATGAAGTTAGATTTGTAGATTACTATATATGTTTTTGtccagaaaagaaacagaagccTTTCAAAAACAATCATGAAGATAAAAGTGGAtgcatgtatgcacacacacacacacacacacacacacacacacacacacactcattcacaggCCCAAGTGTACGAGTATATAGGCTGAAAATGGAGATTAGATGTTGGGTGAATGTGTGGGAGCTGACAGcacctctgtgtgtctgccatGTCCTCCCACTCAATGTGAGAAGCAGAGCATTTAGTCTATTTCAGTCTGTGGATAGTGAGGTCTTTTCTTCACTGTTACCTCCAAGACCATAGTGACTCATCCACAGTCTGACTCCTGCAGGCAGCAAGGCAACGCTTCTAGAAAAATCTGACCTCAAAGTGGAAGGCCACTGCCGTCAATCACGTGCAAATGCCTTCACTCACCCTCAAAGATCGGCATGTGTCACGTTTTACTGTGGCAAATATGTGTCTGTATCATGCTGTCTTATCTTTCTTGTGTCCTTCTACATCGTTATTGTTTtatatcttgtttttctgttcttATCTTAGAGCTACCATGTTAGATAGATAAGATAAGATCTTTATTGTCTTCCTTAGAATAAATTTGTTTTGGACCTTGAGGTGCcaccattaaagtaataaaagaataaatgttcagaaaacaatattaaaaaaaaccttccTCTTACCCAAAGTGATAAGTGGTTAGATAGGAAAAATGTTTGTTCTGGTCCATCAGAGATGAAGAAAACAgccttttattttgtatattttaaagGGTATCTCCTGGATATAAAGCACAGTGGGGAGAGCtgaccaacacaaacacaatattaTAATAACTCCTCATTTTCATGTGATCTCTCAAGGTAAGCGGGTGGCGTTTGGAGCAAACACAGGCGCATACAACCCTTCGACAGGTAAACTTActactatatacagtacaggccaaaagtttggacacaccttctcattcaatgcgttttctttattttcatgactatttacattgtagattctcactgaaggcatcaaaactatgaatgaacacatgtggagttatgtacttaagaaaaaaaggtgaaataactgaaaacatgttttatattctagtttcttcaaaatagccaccctttgctctgattactgctttgcacactcttggcattctcccgatgagcttcaagaggtagtcacctgaaatggttttccaacagtcttgaaggagttcccagaggtgtttagcacttgttggcccctttgccttcactctgcggtccagctcaccccaaaccatctcgattgggttcaggtccggtgactgtggaggccaggtcatctgccacagcactccatcactctccttcttggtcaaatagcccttacacagcctggaggtgtgtttggggtcattgtcctgttgaaaaataaatgatcgtccaactaaacgcaaaccggatgggatggcatgtcgctgcaggatgctgtggtagccatgctggttcagtgtgccttcaattttgaataaatccccaacagtgtcaccagcaaaacacccccacaccatcacacctcctcctccgtgcttcacagtgggaaccaggcatgtggaatccatctgttcaccttttctgcgtctcacaaagacacggcggttggaaccaaagatctcaaatttggactcatcagaccaaagcacagatttccactggtctaatgtccattccttgtgtttcttggcccaaacaaatctcttctgcttgttgcctctccttagcagtggcttcctagcagctatttgaccatgaaggcctgattcgcgcagtctcctcttaacagttgttctagagatgggtctgctgctagaactctgtgtggcattcatctggtctctgatctgagctgctgttaacttgcgatttctgaggctggtgactgggatgaacttatcctcagaagcagaggtgactcttggtcttcctttcctgggtcggtcctcatgtgtgccagtttcgttgtagcgcttgatggtttttgcgactccacttggggacacatttaaagtttttggaattttccagactgactgaccttcatttcttaaagtaatgatggccactcatttttctttagttagctgattggttcttgccataatatgaattttaacagttgtccaatagggctgtcggctgtgtattaacctgacttctgcacaacacaactgatggtcccaaccccattgataaagcaagaaattccactaattaaccctgataaggcacacctgtgaagtggaaaccatttcaggtgactacctcttgaagctcatggagagaatgccaagagtgtgcaaagcagtaatcagagcaaagggtggctattttgaagaaactagaatataaaacatgttttcagttatttcacctttttttgttaagtacataactccacatgtgttcattcatagttttgatgccttcagtgagaatctacaatgtaaatagtcatgaaaataaagaaaacgcattgaatgagaaggtgtgtccaaacttttggcctgtactgtatattaataaAGTCTTTGACTCTAGATAAAATGGTGATGTTACTCTCTTTGTTGACCATCCTCAGGTATTTTCACTGCTCCAGTCAGAGGAATCTATTACTTCAGCTTCTCCGGACATCACCAATCCACTAGAACAATGGCGCTGCATCTGATGAAGAATGGAGTACACATGGTGTCTGTGTGGAACCATGCGGCTGGAAACCGCCATGAGACAGCAACCAATGGCATGACTCTACAGCTTGAAGTGGGAGACCATGTGTACATGAGACTCTGGGTACACACCTGGATTTTTGACAATGATGTGAAGCTCAGCACCTTCATTGGTCATTTGTTGTTCTCTCTGTGAGATCAATAAAGTTCAAAGTAGGCCTTAAGGAGAGGTCAGCCACATGACTCATATATTATTGTTGCAGGTGGTGGTAATGATAAAGATACAAATCAAATAATCAATAGCATGGGATGAACAGTTACTCAAaatattcatgtgtgtttaaagcTTCATTGATCAGCTTTAAGCCTCTAATAGGCAGCAGCCACTCTGTCATCTTCTCTGTTagcaactttaaaaaatgtgacaatGAAAATATAATGCATGTTAAGAGGAATCCCTGTCATAATTGTGTCCATTGAAAACTGTATATCCATTGATATGAatcattaaatcattaaaatcaCTCATGAAATGCAAACAGTCATGTCCTCTTCATTATCATTTTGATATGAGCTACAATCATGACATACCGTAAGTGTTGCTCAAATGCAAAACCACAGTTTGTATTTTCACTTGTTTATTCCGAAACAATTAAGTTGACATTTTGAGAAGAACACTTATTTGCCTTCTAAGATGGGAGCACAAACAGACATACCAACAAAATAACCTAATTGGCCGAGCCCTCATTTGTCACCTGAGGTAGCAGCACAAACCAAAATGCGCCAAATCAACACACAGTCTTCATCTTGCCAACATGGTGAGTCTGATCCTGAACAAGCCCCCTCTTGTTACACCCTGAATCAAAGGCTGTGACACAAAGGGAGACCAGACGACTACAGAAAAAGGTAATAGAATTTTTTACTCTACAAAAGcagaaatgaataaaacaacaccAAAGTAACCAAAGACTGTTGTCAGGCAGCCTGGAGAGAGGTGATCTCCCCCAGAGAGAAGGAGGGCCTGATGTAAGAGAACACACTGGGCCCAGGTGTGGCTCATTCAGATGATGACCCTCCTTTCAGCTCCAGAACAGCACACAGGAAAAGGGACACTTAGGCCTTGTTTGGTTTGCCAacccaaatttttttttttttttttggcacatcCAGATTTTATCCAGATTTATGTCAGGAAAGAGGTGGTTTGAAACAATTTCTACAGATGTGTCTCAGTCCAGATGCTCTGGCCGCTCAAATGGGATTTCAGAGTGTCACTTTGAACAACAACATCAAATCTAGAGTGCGGGAAGAGCTGAACAGATCCGTGCTGCTACTAGcagagcaataaaaaaaaaaaaaaaaaaaggttgtagTGCAAAATGACGGACCTTCATCTCATCATCACCAACACCTACATTACTATGTAGTTACTGATGCCTATGTTGTAACCGTAGCAGCCCATGCAGAAAGGTTTTTCATGTATGAACACACATATCAGATCTCATACCTGTAAATAACAGAGTGGACAGTCTAGCTTCAAGATCTgattcaagaaaaacaaatctgatttgcCTGCAGTTTGAACATAGCCTTCGTGCACGGGGGGAGGATGGTCATACTCCAAAGGTAATAGCTGTCAGTATGGTCAATG includes the following:
- the LOC144465103 gene encoding complement C1q-like protein 2 isoform X1: MKTSVATLALCLLCLPVAEAVHTHILDHSCDHRIQDLVTRVTKAEKQLELLKQENAGKRVAFGATLGNVGNVGPFNAAITLIYKNVFTNTGAYNPATGIFTAPVRGVYYFSFSGHHQSTRTMGLQLMKNGVHMVSVWNHAAGNRHETATNGMTLQLEVGDHVYMRLWVHTWIFDNDNNHSTFIGHLLFPL
- the LOC144465103 gene encoding complement C1q tumor necrosis factor-related protein 3-like isoform X2, whose translation is MKTSVATLALCLLCLPVAEAVHTHILDHSCDHRIQDLVTRVTKAEKQLELLKQENAGKRVAFGATLGNVGNVGPFNAAITLIYKNVFTNTGAYNPATGIFTAPVRGIYYFSFSGHHQSTRTMALHLMKNGVHMVSVWNHAAGNRHETATNGMTLQLEVGDHVYMRLWVHTWIFDNDVKLSTFIGHLLFSL